The genomic DNA TTCTTCGGGTACATCGAGGGCTACGACAAGGTCCACCCCGACAGCGGTTCACAGTCCGCGACCACGCTCACCGGGCTCAAGGTGACCGGCACCGACACCTTCACCATCAAGCTCACCCAGAAGTTCTCCACCTTCCCGGACACCCTCGGCTACGCGGCCTACTCGCCGCTGCCGTCGACGTTCTTCTCCGACCACGCGGCCTGGCTGAAGAAGCCGGTCGGCAACGGGCCGTACACGATCTCGTCGTACACCAAGGGCTCGCAGATGAAGCTCGTGAAGTGGGACGGGTACACCGGGACGGACAAGGCGCAGAACGGTGGCGTGACCCTCAAGGTCTACACCGACAACAACACCGCCTACACCGACCTGATGGCCGGCAACCTCGACCTCGTCGACGACATCCCCGCCTCGCAGCTCAAGAACGTCAAGAGCGACCTCGGGGACCGGTACATCAACACGCCCGCCGGCATCATCCAGACCCTCGCGTTCCCGTACTACGACAAGAACTGGAACAAGAGCGGCTCGGAGAAGGTCCGTCAGGGCCTGTCGATGGCGATCAACCGGGACCAGATCACCACCACGATCTTCCAGAAGACCCGCACCCCGGCCACCGACTGGACCTCCCCGGTGCTCGGCACCGAGGGCGGCTTCCAGGACGGGCTGTGCGGCGACTCCTGCACGTACAACCCGACCGAGGCGAAGAAGCTGGTCGAGGAGGGCGGCGGGCTGCCCGGCGGCCAGGTCAAGATCACGTACAACGCGGACACGGGCTCGCACAAGGAGTGGGTGGACGCCGTGTGCAACTCCATCAACAACGCGCTCGGCAACGACAAGGCGTGCGTCGGGAACCCGGTCGGCACCTTCGCGGACTTCCGCAACCAGATCGGCCAGCACAAGATGACCGGGCCGTTCCGGGCGGGATGGCAGATGGACTACCCGCTCATCCAGAACTTCCTCCAGCCGCTGTACTACACCAACGCCTCCTCCAACGACGGCCAGTGGTCCAACAAGGACTTCGACAAGCTCGTGGACCAGGCCAACGCGGAGACGGACACGAGCAAGGCGATCAAGCTCTTCCAGCAGGCCGAGGGCGTCGTACGGGACAACATGGCCGCCATCCCGCTCTGGTACCAGAACGGCAGCGCGGGCTATTCGGAGCGGCTCTCCAACGTGGCGCTCAACCCGTTCAGCGTCCCCGTGTACAACGAGATCAAGGCCGGCTGAGCCCGCATGGGACGGTACGTCGTCCGGCGTCTGCTGCAGATGATCCCGGTCTTCATCGGCGCCACACTGTTGATCTTCCTGATGGTGAACGTGATGGGCGACCCCGTCGCGGGCCTGTGCGGCGAGCGGCAGTGCGACCCGGCGACGGCCGCCCAGCTCAAGCGGGAGTTCGGCCTCGACAAGCCCGTGTGGCAGCAGTACCTGACCTACATGGGGAACGTCTTCACCGGTGACTTCGGGACGGCGTTCAACGGCCAGAAGGTCACCGAGCTGATGGCGACCGCGTTCCCCGTCACCATCCGGCTCACCATCGTCGCGATCGTCTTCGAGGTCGTCATCGGCATCACGCTCGGGGTGCTCACCGGCCTCAAGCGCGGCCGGCCCGTCGACACCACGGTGCTCCTGCTCACGCTCGTGGTGATCTCCGTCCCCACCTTCGTCACCGGTCTGCTGCTGCAACTGCTGCTCGGCGTCGAATGGGGCTGGATCAAACCGTCCGTCTCCCCGGAGGCGACGTTCAGCGAACTGATCGTCCCCGGGCTGGTGCTGGCCTCGGTCTCCCTCGCGTACGTGACCCGGCTGACCCGGACGTCCATCGCGGAGAACAGGCGCTCCGACTACGTCCGTACGGCCGTCGCGAAGGGTCTCCCGAGACACCGGGTGATCATCCGCCACCTGCTGCGCAACTCCCTCATCCCCGTGGTCACCTTCATCGGCACGGACATCGGCGCCCTGATGGGCGGCGCGATCGTCACCGAGCGGATCTTCAACATCCACGGGGTCGGCTACCAGCTCTACCAGGGCATCGTGCGCCAGAACACCCAGACGGTGGTCGGCTTCGTGACGGTCCTGGTCCTGGTGTTCCTGATCGCCAACCTCCTCGTCGACCTCCTGTACGCCGTACTCGACCCGAGGATCCGCTATGCCTGAGCAGCCGTTCGAACCGGAACGCGCCATCGCCGGGACCGGCATGGGCGGCGCCATGGACCTCGCCGCGAGCGAGGCGGAGACGCTGGAGAAGACACCGGGGGGACCGGAGGGCACCGGCCCGCAGGAGCGGCCCCGCAGCCTCTGGTCCGACGCCTGGCGGGACCTGCGCCGCAACCCCGTCTTCATCATCTCGGCGCTGGTCATCCTCTTCCTGGTGGTCATCTCCCTCTGGCCGTCCCTGATCGCCTCGGGCAACCCCCTCAAGTGCGACCTCGCCAAGGCGCAGGAGGGCTCCCAGCCGGGCCATCCCTTCGGCTACGACGGCCAGGGGTGCGACGTCTACACGCGCACGGTCTACGGCACCCGTACGTCGGTGACGGTCGGCGTCCTCGCCACGCTGGGGGTCGCGATCTTCGGCTCGGTGCTGGGCGGACTGGCCGGCTTCTTCGGCGGGGTCTGGGACTCGATCCTGTCCCGCCTCACCGACATCTTCTTCGCGATCCCGGTGGTCCTGGGCGGCCTGGTCCTCCTGTCCGTGGTGACCAGCAACACGGTCTGGCCGGTCATCGGCTTCATGGTCCTGCTCGGCTGGCCGCAGATCTCCCGCATCGCCCGCGGCTCGGTCATCACCGCCAAACAGAACGACTACGTCCAGGCCGCGCGAGCCCTCGGCGCCTCCAACTCCCGCCTCCTGCTACGCCACATCACCCCGAACGCGGTCGCCCCGGTGATCGTCGTCGCCACGATCGCCCTCGGCACGTACATCTCCCTGGAGGCGACCCTGTCCTACCTCGGCGTGGGCCTGAAGCCCCCCACGGTGAGCTGGGGCATCGACATCTCCGCGGCCTCCCAGTACATCCGCAACGCCCCCCACATGCTCCTCTGGCCGGCCGGAGCCCTGGCGATCACCGTCCTGGCGTTCATCATGCTCGGCGACGCGGTCCGCGACGCCCTCGATCCGAAGTTGAGGTGACGGCGCCGTGGTGCTGCAAGTGCGGTGTGTGGGAGGGGAGTTGCGGGGTGGAACGACCGCCCGGCGGGTCCGGCACCGGCCGCGTGGCGGGCCGGCGGTCACGGTGCCGCTGTCCCTCGTGCGCGGCGGGTCCGGGGGCGCGGGAATGCCTTCGCGCAGGCCCGGCGATCGGCGATCGGGACACGCACACCCTTCCTGCTCGGCGGCGCGGAGTCGAGGTGACGGCGTGACAGCGCCGGCGTCGGGCGGTCCGGTCCCGGGGTTCCGGGTCCCTGCCGGGGCGCGAGCGGTGGACGCGGGTGCGCTGCCCGTCCGGTGTGCGTCGGTCGTGGTGACGGGATGCGGCGTCGGCGTTCTTCCAGTTCGGTGGCGCGGTGTGTGGCGCCCTCGATCCGGAGTTGAAGGTGACGGCGTGTTGGCGCCGGAGCTGGGTGGTCCGGGGTTGCGGGCCCTCGCCGGGGAGCGGGTGCGGGCCGTCGGCGGTGCGGTGGACGCGGGTGCGTCGTCCGTCCGGTGTGCGTCGGTCGTGGTGACGGGATGCGGCGTCGGCGTTCTTCCAGTTCGGTGGCGCGGTGTGCGGCGCCCTCGATCCGGAGTTGAAGGTGACGGCGTGTTGGCGCCGGAGCTGGGTGGTCCGGGGTTGCGGGCCCTCGCCGGGGAGCGGGTGCGAGCCGTCGGCGGTGCGGTGGACGCGGGTGCGTCGTCCGTCCGGTGCTTCGCGGCCGCGCCGGCGATCTCCGGGTCCGCGTTCTTCCTGCTCGGCGACGCCCCGCGCGGCGCTCTTGATCCGAAGGTGAGGTGACCGGCGTCATGCTGCTCGAAGTGCGGGATCTGCAGGTGGAGTTCAGGACCAGGGACGGGGTCGCCAAGGCCGTCAACGGGGTCAACTACAGCGTGGACGAGGGCGAGACCCTCGCCGTGCTGGGGGAGTCCGGGTCGGGGAAGTCCGTGACCGCGCAGGCGGTGATGGGGATCCTCGATGTGCCGCCGGGGAAGATCACCGGCGGGGAGATTCTCTTCCGGGGCAAGGATCTGCTGAAGTTCAAGGAAGAGGAGCGGCGGAAGGTCCGCGGCGCCGAGATGGCGATGATCTTCCAGGACGCGCTGTCCTCGCTCAACCCCGTGCTCTCCGTGGGCGACCAGCTCGGCGAGATGTTCATCGTGCACAAGGGGATGTCGAGGAAGGACGCGCGGGCCAAGGCGATCGAGCTGATGGAGCGGGTGCGGATCCCGGCCGCCAAGGAACGCGTCCGCGACTACCCGCACCAGTTCTCCGGCGGTATGCGCCAGCGCATCATGATCGCCATGGCGCTCGCCCTGGAGCCGGCGCTCATCATCGCCGACGAACCGACCACCGCCCTCGACGTCACTGTCCAGGCCCAAGTCATGGATCTGCTCGCGGAGTTGCAGCGCGAGCTCAACATGGGGCTCATCCTCATCACCCACGATCTCGGAGTGGTCGCCGACGTCGCCGACAAGATCGCCGTGATGTACGCCGGCCGGATCGTCGAGTCGGCCCCGGTCCACGACATCTACAAGGCGCCCGCCCACCCGTACACGCGCGGCCTGTTGGACTCCATCCCGCGTCTGGACCAGAAGGGCCAGGAGCTCTACGCCATCAAGGGCCTGCCGCCGAACCTCATGCACATCCCGCCGGGCTGCGCCTTCAACCCCCGCTGCCCGATGGCCCAGGACGTGTGCCGGACCGATGAACCCGAACTGTACGAGGTTGATCAACACCGGGGCAGCGCCTGCCACTTCTGGAGGGAGTGCCTCAATGGTTGAGCCGATCCTGGAGGTGACCGGGCTCGTCAAGCACTACCCGTTGACCCAGGGCATCCTCTTCAAGAAGCAGGTCGGTGCCGTCAAGGCCGTCGACGGTGTGGACTTCACGCTCGCCAAAGGGGAGACCCTCGGCATTGTCGGGGAGTCCGGCTGCGGCAAGTCGACCGTCGCCAAGATGCTGGTCAACCTCGAGCGGCCGACAGAGGGCTCGATCAAGTTCAAGGGCGAGGACATCAGCAAGATGTCCGGCCGCGCCCTGAAGGCCGCCCGCCGCAACATCCAGATGGTGTTCCAGGACCCGTACACCTCCCTCAACCCCCGTATGACGGTGGGCGACATCATCGGGGAGCCGTACGAGATCCATCCCGAGGTGGCGCCAAAGGGCGACCGGCGCAAACGAGTTCAGGATCTGCTGGACGTGGTCGGGCTCAACCCCGAGTACATCAACCGGTATCCGCACCAGTTCTCCGGCGGCCAGCGCCAACGCATCGGCATCGCACGGGGGTTGGCCCTGCGCCCCGAGGTCATCGTCGCCGACGAACCCGTCTCCGCGCTCGACGTCTCCGTACAGGCCCAGGTCATCAACCTCCTCGACCGGCTCCAGGACGAGTTCGACCTCTCCTACATCTTCATCGCGCACGACCTGTCGATCGTCCGGCACATCTCGGACCGGGTCGGCGTCATGTACCTCGGCCGGATCGTGGAGATCGGCAGGGACGAGGAGATCTACGACCACCCGACGCACCCGTACACCCAGGCGCTGCTCTCCGCCGTACCCGTGCCCGACCCGGACGCGCGTGAGCACCGGGAGCGGATCATCCTGTCGGGTGACGTGCCGTCGCCGACGAACGTCCCGTCCGGCTGCCGCTTCCGCACCCGCTGCTGGAAGGCGCAGGAGCGCTGCTCGCTGGAGGTGCCGCTGCTCGCCGTACCGGCCGAGTTCCGCCTCGTGAGCGGCCCCGCGGCGCACGACTCGGCCTGTCACTTCGCCGAGGAGAAGACGGTCGTACCCCAGGAAGAAACCCTCGGCGAAACCCCCGCGGCGACCCCGGACGATCTTGCGGATGGGGCGGAATAACACCACAAACAGGCATCAACCGCGTTAACACGGAGGCAACTCGGCCGACCCGATCTCGATATACGGACGCGTCAACCTGAACAACGTACGGCCGTGCGGGTGCCGTAAACGGACCGGGGCGCGCCATGTCGCCCCGGTCCGTTGCCGTACCTAGACGAGCCCCAACGCCCGCTTCAGGAAGTCCACTTGAAGCAGCAGCAGATTCTCCGCGACCTGCTCCTGCGGGGTCATGTGGGTCACCCCGGACAGCGGCAGCACCTCGTGCGGCCGGCCGGCGGCCAGCAGTGCGGAGGACAGCCGCAGGGAGTGCGCGACCACCACGTTGTCGTCGGCGAGACCGTGCACGACCATCAGCGGGCGCTGCGGGTCGGCGGGCGCGGACAGCCCGTCGTCCGTCACCAGACTGCTCTTCGCGTACGACTCCGGGTCCTTGGCCGGGTCGCCCAGGTACCGCTCCGTGTAGTGGGTGTCGTAGAGCCGCCAGTCGGTGACCGGGGCGCCCGCGATGCCCGCGTGGAAGACGTCCGGTCGGCGCAGCACGGCGAGCCCCGCGAGCCAACCCCCGTACGACCAGCCGCGGATGGCCACCCGGGAGAGGTCGAGCGGGTGGCTCTTCGCGAGGTCCTGGAGGGCGTCGACCTGGTCGTCAAGGGAGACCGTGAAGTCGCGGTGGACGGCCTTCTCCCACGCCGGTGAACGGCCCGGCGTGCCCCGCCCGTCGGCGACGAGCACCGCGAAACCCTGGTCCGCGAACCACTGCGAGGTGAGATGCGCGTTGTGCGCGGCGACCACGCGCGGGCCGTGCGGACCGCCGTAGGGGTCCATGAGGACGGGGAGCGGGGCGGTGCCGTCGTAGTCCCGTGGCATAAGCAGGGCGCACGGGACGCGCCGTGCGCCCCCCTCGGTGAACGTGATGCGCGGGGACATACCGGGATCTTCGGCGTACGACGCGATGGTCACCGACTTCTTGCCCCCGCGCAGCACCTGCGCCTGCGTGCCCGGCCGGTCCGGCACCGCCGACAGCAGCACGGTCACGCCCCCGGCGCGCACCGCCGAGTGCACGCCGGCCTCGTGCGAGAGACGCTCCAGGCCGAGCTCGTTGACGCGATAGACGTGCACCTCGCCGGTCTCCGGAGCGGGCGCGGCCTCGCCCGCAGAGGCCGAGACCAGCACGCTGTCGTCCGATACGTCCAGCACCGCGCGGACGTGCAACTGCGGTCCTGTGAGCAGGCGTTCACCCACCGCGAGCACCCGCGCGCCGCCCTCGTCTGCGATCCGCACGAGCCGTCCCGAGGGGCTCCAGCACGGCACACCAGGGAAAAGATCAAGCCAAACTGGATCTTCGTCGGCATGCACCATCCGGGTCGCCCCGGTGTCCGGCTCCACCGCCAGGAACAACTGACTGCGCTGGTCCCGGGCCTGCACCAGCAACAGCGGCGCACCCGCCGCTGACCAGTGCACTCGCGCCAGATACGGGTACCGCGCCCGGTCCCAGACGACCTCCGTGCGCGTCCCGTCGAGACCGAACACATACAGCCGCACCTCCGCGTTCGCGGTGCCCGCCGCCGGGTACGCGACCCGCTGCGGCTCCCGCTCCGGATGGGCCGGGTCCGCGATCCACCAGCGCTGTACGGCCGTGTCGTCCGCGCGGGCGACCAGCAGCCGGTCCGACTCCGGCGACCACCAGAAGCCGCGCGTCCGGCTCATCTCCTCCGCCGCGATGAACTCGGCCAATCCGTAGGTGACTTGCTCCGACTCCGGCTCGGCCAGCACCCGGTCACCGTCGCCCTCGGCGTCCACGACACGCAGGGCGCCGCCGGTGACGTAGGCGATGTGCCGTCCGTCGGGGGCGGGCCGGGGGTCGATCACCGGTCCCGGGACGCGGAGTTGACGTGTCGTGCCGGCCCGCAGCTCGGCCGTGAACAGTTGCCCTGACAAGGCGAAAGACGCCAACTCGGCCTCGCTGTCGGTGGCGTAGCCGACGATCCCCGCGCCGCCCTCGCGGCTGCGCTCGCGGCGCGCCCGCTCCTGCGCCGACAGGTGCTCCGCGGCGCCGCCCAACAGGGCGTGCGGGTCGGCCACCACGCGCTCGGTGCCGTCCGCCGGATCGAGGACCCACAGCGCGTTCGCCCGGTCCGTGCCGGAGGCTGAGCGCAGGAACACGACCCGGGATCCGTCGGGCGACACGGTGAACGCGCGCGGCGCGCCGAGCGTGAATCGCTGGGTACGGGCGTGCCGTCGGGGGAAGGAGTCAGCCTCGGTCGTCATACCCCGACCATATTGGCCATGCGCCCCCTTGTGCGGCTGTGCGCCGAGCGATGCGCGAGCGCGGATAGTTATGATCACTGGCGCTGGGTGGGTATGAACCTGCTGGCTGCTGTATGGATTTGCTGTAGGGATCCACCCCATGGATCCATTGCCCCCATAGTCCGACCCCCCTAGTCCCTGGGATCATTGGAGGTGAGCCGCCGTGGCACTCTCGATTTCGGCGGTGGTGCTGCTGGCGATCGTCGTCTTCCTTCTGGTCAAGAAATCAGGGCTGAAGGGCGGACATGCGGTCGTCTGTGTCCTCCTGGGCTTCTATCTGGCCTCCTCGACCATCGCGCCCACGATCAGCGATCTCACGACCAACATCGCGAGCATGATCGGCAGCATCAAGTTCTGACGGTCCGCCTTTAGGGTGGGCACATGACGGAACTGCCCGCCCGTCGTCTGCTGCTGGTGCACGCGCACCCGGACGACGAGTCGATCAACAACGGCGCGACCATGGCCAAGTACGCGGCCGAGGGTGCCCACGTGACGCTTGTCACGTGCACCCTCGGTGAGCGCGGCGAGGTCATCCCGCCCGCGCTGCGGCATCTGTCGGGCGCCGGGCTGGCCGAGGAGCGGGAGCGGGAGCTCGACGCCGCCATGAAGGCGCTCGGGGTCGAGGACTTCGGCTTCCTCGGGGGCCGTGGCCAGTACCAGGATTCCGGGATGATGGGTACCTCGGACAACGACAACCCGTACTGCTTCTGGCGGGCCGACGTCGACGAGGCCGCCGGGCATCTTGTCGAAGTGATCCGCGAGGTGCGCCCCCAGGTCCTGGTCACCTACGACCCCGACGGCGGCTACGGCCATCCCGACCACGTCCAGGCTCACCGTGTCGCCATGCGCGCCGCCGAGCTGGCCGCCGAGGCCGGGCACCCGATCGCCAAGGTCTACTGGAACCGCGTACCCCGGACCGTCGTAGAGGACGGCTTCGCGCGGCTGCGTGACGCGCTGCCGGAGCTGCCCTTCGCCGCCACCGCCGCCGTGGACGACGTACCGGGAGTCGTCGACGACGGGCGGATCACCACCGTGATCGACGCCACCGCGTACGCCGCCGCCAAGACCGCGGCGATGAGCGCGCACGCCACGCAGATCGAAGTGGCCCCGGACCAGCCGTACTTCGCGCTCTCGAACGAGCTCGCGCAGCCCGTATTCACCACCGAGTACTACGAGTTGGTCCAGGGAGAACCCGGCGGTTCGGCCCCCGAGACCGACCTCTTCGAAGGGCTGGGCCTGTGATGAGTGGCAACCAGGGCGGCGGGAGTCTGCTCGCCCAGCCATTGCAACGGCCTTCCGGGCTACGGGTGTTGGCCTACCTCCTGCTCTTCGTGCTCGGCGCCGTCGTCGGGGTGGCCGGGGCGCTGGTGCAGGCCGCGTGGTTCCCGGGCGGGCTGCTGCTCGCGCTCGTGGGAGCGGCCGGACTGTTCCTCGGCGGGGCGAGAGCGGCCGACGGGAGGGGCGGGGCCGTGGCGCCCGCCGCGGGCTGGATGGTCGCCGTCATCCTGCTCACCGCCAGCCGGCCGGAGGGCGATTTCCTCTTCGGCGCAGGAGTCGGTTCCTATCTCTTCCTGCTCGGTGGGATGGCTGTAGCTGTGATGTGTGCCACGTTGGGTTTGGGGCGGCAACCAAGCAGCTCTGACGTCCGACTTGGCAAGTGACGTACCACTTCGCGGTGACGCGCGCGTGCGAGTCCGGTGTGGGTTTCCCCAGCGGCCGTGGGATACCGCCAAGAAGTGGCCAGTATGGTGGTGCGCGCCGCCGAGTCGCCCGTGGGTGTCGGGCGGCGGAGCCAACCGGGAGAACCTGCCTTGAGTCGTGAAACTGACACTCCGTCCTCCGGGCCCGACGGGCGCGGCGGAGCCGCTTACCCCTCGGGGACCCCGCCGTACGGGACGCCTGCGGCTTCCGACGACCGTACGGATGCGGGGCGTTCGGCCGCGCAGCCGGAGGAACGCAAGACCGAGACGACGCTGACGACCCGGATCCGGATCAACATCCCCGGTTCGCGGCCCATTCCGCCTGTCGTCGTGCGCACGCCCGTCGCGGACTCCGGGTCCGGCGACGGATCCACGACTGCCGAGACGCAGTTGCCGAGTTCCGCACTGCCCACCACGGGCGTCGTCGAGCCGACCGCCGAACTCGCGCTGCCCGGCGCCGAGGAGAAGACGAGCGACTGGTTCGCGCCCCGCAAGTCCGGCCCCGCGAAGGGCGGTCAGGGCGGTGGCGGCACCAACGGGGCGGGAATTCCCGGGGGTTCGGCCGCGGGCACCCCGAGCGCGCCGACTGGCGGTGCGACCGGCGGCAATCGGCCGACCGGTGCCCGTCCCGGTGGTGTGGTCGGCGGCATGAGCGTCACCGGCGCCACCCGTCAGTCCGGCGCGGGCGGCGGCACGAACGGCGCCGGAATCGGCGGTGCCACCGGCGCCGGACCCGTCGCCCCCGGACACGGCGGCGGCACCGGCTCCTTCGACGTGACCGAGGCACTGGCGGCGGGGCCGCGGGGCCCCAACGGATCACGCCCGAACGGCGGCGGCCCGAACGCCGGCGGCCCGGGCGAACCGCGCCGCGACGACCTGCCGTACTTCTCCGAGAACGGGCAGCAGGGCGGTTTCCCCGGACCTGGCGGTCAGGGCGGCTATCCCGAGCCCAACGGCCAGGGCGAACCGGGCGGCTATCCCGGACCGGGCGGTCAGGGCGAGCTGGGCGGTTTCCCCGGGTCGGGCGGCCCCGGCCCGCGAGCCGAACAGTTCCCCGGGCCGGGCGGCCAGGGCATCGGTCCCGGTGGTCCGGGCGGTCCTGGTGGACCCAGCGGTTTCAACGGCCCGAACGGGCGCGGCGGTCAGGGCGGTCCCGAGGGACCCGCCGGCCCGACCGGCGGCCCGGTCACCGGCAACGGCCTGATGCTCCCGCCGGGCCCCATGGGCGGAGCACCGGGCACGCCGAGCGGTTACGCCGACGGACCGGGCGCCACGAACGGCGCCGGCGGTCCCGGTGGACTCGCCGGACCGGGTGGTCCTGGCGGCCCGGGTGCTGCTGCCTCCGGCCGACACGGCAGGCCTGGCGGTCCGGGCGGTCCCGGCGGCCCCGGCGCGGGTCCCGGCATGGGCCCTGGCGGTCCCGGAACAGGCCCTGGTGGTCCCGGCATGGGCCCAGGCGGTCCCGGCGGCATGATCCCCGGCGGTGGTCTCAGCGACGACACCGCGATCCTCACGCCGCAGAAGCCGGCCCCCGGACCCGGTGGCCCCGGCTACGGCGCCCCCGCCGACCAGGTCTCCGGACACACCGTCACCAGCGGTATGCCGGTCGTCCCGGGCGCCGGGACCTCGCCGTTCGGCACCGGTACCCACCCGGACGGACCGCTCCCGCACACGCCCCCGAAGCTGCCCGAGCCCGGTTCCGCGCAGAGCGCGCCCGCCGCGGGCAAGAACGCGGGCAAGGGCGCGAAGAAAAAGAAGAAGGGCCGCAGCAAGCTGGTCCTGCTCTTCGTCGCCGTGATCGTCATCGGGGGCGGCGCCTACTGCGCCGGCCTGCTGATGAACCACACCGACGTGCCCAAGGGCACCACCGTGCTCGGCGTGGACATCGGCGGCGGCACCCGTGACGACGCCGTCAAGAAGCTCGACGACGCGTTCGGCGACCGGGTGAACAAGCCGCTGAAGCTGTCGGTCGGCGGCAAGACGGTCTCGCTCAAGCCGGACCAGGCGGGGCTCCAGTTCGACACCACGGCCACCGTGAGCGCGGCCGCCACCAGCGACTACAACCCGGTCTCCGTGATCGGCTCGCTCTTCGGCCAGCACCGGGTCGTCGACCCCGTCATGCCGGTCGACGAGGAGAAGCTGAACGCCGCCCTCTCCGACCTCGGCGGCGGCTCCGGCTCCGGCGCGGTCACCGAGGGCACGATCCAGTTCACGTCCGGCAAGGCCGTCGCCGTCTACGGCAAGGCGGGCAAGGCGATCGACGCGACCGCGTCCACCGGCGCCGTCGAGGAGGCCTACCGCAGCGAGGTGGAGACCGGCACGGCCACCACGGTGACCGTCCCGACGACCACCAAGCAGCCGACGATCACGAACGCCGAGGTCGACCGCGAGATGAAGGCCTTCGCGGAGCCCGCCATGTCCGGCCTAGCCACGGTCAAGACGGACACCGGGGTCGTACTGCCGCTGAGCCCGAAGAACTCCCTGTGGAAGTTCCTCAGGGTGAAGGCCGTGAACGGCAAGCTCACCGACAGCCCCGACCTGGCCGCCCTGAAGACGCTCTACGGCAGCACCTTCGACGGCGTCAAGATCACCCGCGCCGGCGGCCAGAAGACGGCCGTCACCCCGCAGGAGGTCTACATCGCCCTGCGCCAGGCCCTGATCAGCAAGACCGACCGGGTGGGGATCATCGACACGACCCCCAACTAGCACCCGACCGCACGAGGGGGCACCCGGCACAGCGCCGGGTGCCCCCTCGGTCGTACGACGAGACAGCCGTAGGACATGGCGGTCGTAGGACATGACATCTGTCATGCGCGACACCGGACCGTCGACACTGCCGGGCACCGGCCCCCGGCGGCCACGATGGATGTCATGACGACAACAACGGCGACGACCACCCCGGTGGTCGGGTTCGACCAGGTGAGCAAGAGTTACGGCAGCGTCCGGGCCGTCGACGGGCTCTCGCTCGTGCTGCACCCGGGGGAGACGGTG from Streptomyces sp. NBC_01478 includes the following:
- a CDS encoding peptide ABC transporter substrate-binding protein, which translates into the protein MRGATHAKWAACAAAVALAATACGGGGSSDSGGGDGSAVLSASWGDPQNPLEPANTNEVQGGKVLDMVFRGLKRYDPKTGKAEDMLADKIETTDSQNFTVTVKSGWKFSNGEAVTAKSFVDAWNYGASLKNNQKNAYFFGYIEGYDKVHPDSGSQSATTLTGLKVTGTDTFTIKLTQKFSTFPDTLGYAAYSPLPSTFFSDHAAWLKKPVGNGPYTISSYTKGSQMKLVKWDGYTGTDKAQNGGVTLKVYTDNNTAYTDLMAGNLDLVDDIPASQLKNVKSDLGDRYINTPAGIIQTLAFPYYDKNWNKSGSEKVRQGLSMAINRDQITTTIFQKTRTPATDWTSPVLGTEGGFQDGLCGDSCTYNPTEAKKLVEEGGGLPGGQVKITYNADTGSHKEWVDAVCNSINNALGNDKACVGNPVGTFADFRNQIGQHKMTGPFRAGWQMDYPLIQNFLQPLYYTNASSNDGQWSNKDFDKLVDQANAETDTSKAIKLFQQAEGVVRDNMAAIPLWYQNGSAGYSERLSNVALNPFSVPVYNEIKAG
- a CDS encoding ABC transporter permease, translated to MGRYVVRRLLQMIPVFIGATLLIFLMVNVMGDPVAGLCGERQCDPATAAQLKREFGLDKPVWQQYLTYMGNVFTGDFGTAFNGQKVTELMATAFPVTIRLTIVAIVFEVVIGITLGVLTGLKRGRPVDTTVLLLTLVVISVPTFVTGLLLQLLLGVEWGWIKPSVSPEATFSELIVPGLVLASVSLAYVTRLTRTSIAENRRSDYVRTAVAKGLPRHRVIIRHLLRNSLIPVVTFIGTDIGALMGGAIVTERIFNIHGVGYQLYQGIVRQNTQTVVGFVTVLVLVFLIANLLVDLLYAVLDPRIRYA
- a CDS encoding ABC transporter permease, which translates into the protein MPEQPFEPERAIAGTGMGGAMDLAASEAETLEKTPGGPEGTGPQERPRSLWSDAWRDLRRNPVFIISALVILFLVVISLWPSLIASGNPLKCDLAKAQEGSQPGHPFGYDGQGCDVYTRTVYGTRTSVTVGVLATLGVAIFGSVLGGLAGFFGGVWDSILSRLTDIFFAIPVVLGGLVLLSVVTSNTVWPVIGFMVLLGWPQISRIARGSVITAKQNDYVQAARALGASNSRLLLRHITPNAVAPVIVVATIALGTYISLEATLSYLGVGLKPPTVSWGIDISAASQYIRNAPHMLLWPAGALAITVLAFIMLGDAVRDALDPKLR
- a CDS encoding ABC transporter ATP-binding protein; this encodes MLLEVRDLQVEFRTRDGVAKAVNGVNYSVDEGETLAVLGESGSGKSVTAQAVMGILDVPPGKITGGEILFRGKDLLKFKEEERRKVRGAEMAMIFQDALSSLNPVLSVGDQLGEMFIVHKGMSRKDARAKAIELMERVRIPAAKERVRDYPHQFSGGMRQRIMIAMALALEPALIIADEPTTALDVTVQAQVMDLLAELQRELNMGLILITHDLGVVADVADKIAVMYAGRIVESAPVHDIYKAPAHPYTRGLLDSIPRLDQKGQELYAIKGLPPNLMHIPPGCAFNPRCPMAQDVCRTDEPELYEVDQHRGSACHFWRECLNG
- a CDS encoding ABC transporter ATP-binding protein; this translates as MVEPILEVTGLVKHYPLTQGILFKKQVGAVKAVDGVDFTLAKGETLGIVGESGCGKSTVAKMLVNLERPTEGSIKFKGEDISKMSGRALKAARRNIQMVFQDPYTSLNPRMTVGDIIGEPYEIHPEVAPKGDRRKRVQDLLDVVGLNPEYINRYPHQFSGGQRQRIGIARGLALRPEVIVADEPVSALDVSVQAQVINLLDRLQDEFDLSYIFIAHDLSIVRHISDRVGVMYLGRIVEIGRDEEIYDHPTHPYTQALLSAVPVPDPDAREHRERIILSGDVPSPTNVPSGCRFRTRCWKAQERCSLEVPLLAVPAEFRLVSGPAAHDSACHFAEEKTVVPQEETLGETPAATPDDLADGAE
- a CDS encoding S9 family peptidase — protein: MTTEADSFPRRHARTQRFTLGAPRAFTVSPDGSRVVFLRSASGTDRANALWVLDPADGTERVVADPHALLGGAAEHLSAQERARRERSREGGAGIVGYATDSEAELASFALSGQLFTAELRAGTTRQLRVPGPVIDPRPAPDGRHIAYVTGGALRVVDAEGDGDRVLAEPESEQVTYGLAEFIAAEEMSRTRGFWWSPESDRLLVARADDTAVQRWWIADPAHPEREPQRVAYPAAGTANAEVRLYVFGLDGTRTEVVWDRARYPYLARVHWSAAGAPLLLVQARDQRSQLFLAVEPDTGATRMVHADEDPVWLDLFPGVPCWSPSGRLVRIADEGGARVLAVGERLLTGPQLHVRAVLDVSDDSVLVSASAGEAAPAPETGEVHVYRVNELGLERLSHEAGVHSAVRAGGVTVLLSAVPDRPGTQAQVLRGGKKSVTIASYAEDPGMSPRITFTEGGARRVPCALLMPRDYDGTAPLPVLMDPYGGPHGPRVVAAHNAHLTSQWFADQGFAVLVADGRGTPGRSPAWEKAVHRDFTVSLDDQVDALQDLAKSHPLDLSRVAIRGWSYGGWLAGLAVLRRPDVFHAGIAGAPVTDWRLYDTHYTERYLGDPAKDPESYAKSSLVTDDGLSAPADPQRPLMVVHGLADDNVVVAHSLRLSSALLAAGRPHEVLPLSGVTHMTPQEQVAENLLLLQVDFLKRALGLV